The genomic window TGAATGAAATCACAGTGGTGGGCTTTCAGCCACTCCACCTGTTCGAGGGTTTCCACCCCTTCGGCAATCACCTGAAAGCCCAGACCGTGCCCGAGCTGGATCAGGCTGTCCATCAGGCGGTTGTCGGTTTCGGACTCCACAAGGTGCGTGGTGAAACTGCGGTCCAGTTTCAAGACATTCAGAGGGAGGTGTTTCAGGTAACTCATCGAAGAGTACCCCACCCCAAAGTCGTCCAGTGCCACTTTGATGCCCAGTTTGCGCAGATCCTCCAGCCGTCCCACCACCAAATCACGTTCCTGCATCAGGGTTCCCTCGGTCACTTCGATTTGCAATTGGGCCGCTCTAGGCCCGAGTTGAGCTGCGAATTCCTGCATCCACCCGAAGAATTCTGAATCCCTGAGGGTGCTGGGAGACAGGTTCACCGAACACACGAAATCGGTGCCCTGCAACTCTCCCATGGCCTTCTCGATGACGTGCTGGTCCAGTTTGCGGATCAGTCCGGTTTCTTCGGCAAGTTCGATGAAATCTTCGGGCGGGATGAATCCGCCTTCACGGTTTTTCAGGCGCACCAGACACTCCACACCCCAGAGTTTGTGCCTCTGGATGTCCCAGAGGGGCTGGTATTCCAGTTGCAGGTTGCGGCTCTGGATGGCGTCGCGGAGTTCTTGCTCCATCAGCATGCGTTCGCTGGAAGGGAAATCAAACTCTGGACGGTATACCGCAATCCCCTGACGGTTGATTTTGGCGTACCTGAGGGCAGAATTGGCTTCACGCAGCAGGTCGTGGTAGGTCTGGCCTTGCTGTGGGTAAATCGCCAGACCCATTGCCAGAGACAGCACATGCCTCTGGCCTCCGAATTTGAGGGGTTTTTCAAAGCCCTGCTGAACGGTGTAGGCCACCTGCATCAGTTCTGCAATGGATGAGCGGCGCAGGACCATGGCGAATTCGTCTCCGTCCAGCCTGCCCAGCACATCCGGGTGGGCGATGTGGCGGCGCAACCTGCGGGCCACCGCCTGCAAAAGCTCGTCTCCGGTGGCAAAACCCAGAGAATCGTTGATGTCCTTGAAGCGGTTGACGTCCCAGAGCATCACTCCCACCACCTGATGGGGCTCGGAGGTCAGGATCAATTGCTCTGCGTTTTCTTGCAGGTGGGCACGGTTGTGCAGTCCGGTCAACTGGTCGTACTGGTTCAGGTATTCGAGGCGCTCCAGATAGGCTTTGTGGTCGGTGATGTCGCGCACCACGGCCAGCACATCCTGCTTGCTGTGACGCATCACGCGGGCCTCGAAAAACTGCATTTTGCCTTCCAGCTCCAAAGTGTATTCCACCGTTTGCAGTTCGCCAGTTTCCAGAGCCTTGTCAATCACATGCTCAAAAAGCTCGGCCAACTCTGGCATGAACAGGTCGAAAATGCGTTGCCCGAGCAAGGATTGCACTGGTGCAGCCAGCAATTCCGGGGCTGGAGAGTGCACATCCCGGCAAATCCCCTGATGGTCAATCAGGAACACTGTGTCTGGAATGGCATTCAGCATGGTGCGGTGGCGGGCTTCGCTTTCCCGCAACTGGCGTTCAGAGGCTTTGCGTGCCCGGATGTCTCTGGCGATCAAGACGGTGATGCGTTCTCTGGAGTCGCTTTCCAGCCATGAGCGGCAAACCACCTCCACTTCCAGAGGTTCCCCACCGGGGGTGTGCCAGTGCTGTTCGGTGGCCGGAAGCACCTCCTCCATGTCTGGAAGGGCGTTCATCAGGCGCAGCAGGAAAGCCTGATCCTCTGGATTGACCAGTTGCCAGAGGTTGAGGTTCAGGATCTGGTGTTCGGCAAGCCCGAGCAGGGAGGTCATGCTGCTGTTGGCATACATGATGTCCAGTCGCTCATTGAGCATGCAAATGGCATCTGGCGAAATTTCCACCAGTGCCCGG from Deinococcus misasensis DSM 22328 includes these protein-coding regions:
- a CDS encoding putative bifunctional diguanylate cyclase/phosphodiesterase, coding for MPIWDELSEAIESGVVVTNPQGYCIYSNAFARSLLPPDPLETPMGSHFTENLQDLFRGEQLPSEGRHLTAHLKNAEELHLFVKSRPSGGAVVFLQPGRAELSKVLQREERFRALVEISPDAICMLNERLDIMYANSSMTSLLGLAEHQILNLNLWQLVNPEDQAFLLRLMNALPDMEEVLPATEQHWHTPGGEPLEVEVVCRSWLESDSRERITVLIARDIRARKASERQLRESEARHRTMLNAIPDTVFLIDHQGICRDVHSPAPELLAAPVQSLLGQRIFDLFMPELAELFEHVIDKALETGELQTVEYTLELEGKMQFFEARVMRHSKQDVLAVVRDITDHKAYLERLEYLNQYDQLTGLHNRAHLQENAEQLILTSEPHQVVGVMLWDVNRFKDINDSLGFATGDELLQAVARRLRRHIAHPDVLGRLDGDEFAMVLRRSSIAELMQVAYTVQQGFEKPLKFGGQRHVLSLAMGLAIYPQQGQTYHDLLREANSALRYAKINRQGIAVYRPEFDFPSSERMLMEQELRDAIQSRNLQLEYQPLWDIQRHKLWGVECLVRLKNREGGFIPPEDFIELAEETGLIRKLDQHVIEKAMGELQGTDFVCSVNLSPSTLRDSEFFGWMQEFAAQLGPRAAQLQIEVTEGTLMQERDLVVGRLEDLRKLGIKVALDDFGVGYSSMSYLKHLPLNVLKLDRSFTTHLVESETDNRLMDSLIQLGHGLGFQVIAEGVETLEQVEWLKAHHCDFIQGYYISRPLGQHALHLWMETLR